One Skermanella sp. TT6 genomic window, GCCTTGGCCTCACGCTCGGCCGCCTTCTGGTCCTCCCATCGGACGACCATGGCATCGGCGCTCTCCACCGTCACGTCGCCGAAGACATGGGGATGCCGCCGGATCATCTTGTCCGAGATGGCCCCCGCGATCGCCTCGAAATCGAACTGGCCGGCCTCCCGTGCCATCTGGGCATAGAAGACCACCTGGAACAGCAGGTCGCCCAATTCGTCCTTCAGCGCCGGCATGTCGTCCTGCTCGATCGCGTCGGCGACCTCGTAGGCTTCCTCGATCGTGTGGGGCGCAATGGTTCGGAAGGTCTGCTCCAGGTCCCACGGGCAGCCGCCGTCGCGGTCGCGCAGCCGGGCCATGATGTCAAGCAGGCGGTCGATGTTTCGGGACATGCGGATCCGATCCGTCGCGGAAAGAGAAGCCAGACTTTAACCCAGGGGATGGATGGAGCAAGCGGGCAGGGGACGGTTTTCCGGCAGACGCCTCATGTGCAGCGATTGACTTCCACGCTGAGATGCCTGATGCCGAGGTCGTCGGGAACCAGATCCCGGTAATATTCCGGCGGATGCGGATCATGCGTCACGATGCTGACGATCGCCGCATGGACGCCCGGTCCGACCGCCCAGACATGCAGGTCGGCGATCCGGTCCCCGCCGCCGCGCTCCAGAATGCCGCGCAGCTGTCGGCGCACCGATTCGGGTGCCTGATGGTCCAGCAGGACGCCGGTCGTGCTGCGCAGAAGCCCGCGCGACCAGTTGGCGACCAGCACGGCGCCGACGATACCCATCACCGGATCAAGCCAGCCCGCGTCGAGATACTTCGCCCCGAGCAGCGCCAGGATCGCCAGTCCCGAAGTGAGGGCATCGGCAAGGACATGAAGGTAGGCCGAACGCAGGTTATGGTCCTCGGGGTGATGCCCCTGACCGTGACGACCATGATGATGATGATGGTCATGGTCATGGTCATGGTCATGCCGGTGGCCGCCGAGGATCACGACGCTCGCCGCGTTCACGACCAGCCCGAGGACCGCGACCATGATCGCCTCGTCGAACGCGATTTCCCCGGGGGCGAGCAGGCGGCCGGCGCTTTCCCACGCCATTCCCAGCGCCACCACGGCCAGCAGCAGCGCACCGGTGAAGCCGGCCAAGGCATTGACCTTGCCGGTCCCGAAGCTGAAGCGGGCATCATGGGCATGCCGGCGCGCATAGACATACGCGAAGACCGTGATGCCCAGCGCCAGCACATGCGAAGCCATATGGACCCCGTCGGCGAGCAGCGCCATCGACCCGGTCCAAAGGCCGGCGCCGATCTCGATCACCATGGTCACGGCCGTGATCAGGACCACCAGCATCGTGCGCCGTTCGCCGGCCGCCGCGCGGTCCTGACCGAAGC contains:
- the dmeF gene encoding CDF family Co(II)/Ni(II) efflux transporter DmeF, whose translation is MHSESLHRWQHDHSFGQDRAAAGERRTMLVVLITAVTMVIEIGAGLWTGSMALLADGVHMASHVLALGITVFAYVYARRHAHDARFSFGTGKVNALAGFTGALLLAVVALGMAWESAGRLLAPGEIAFDEAIMVAVLGLVVNAASVVILGGHRHDHDHDHDHHHHHGRHGQGHHPEDHNLRSAYLHVLADALTSGLAILALLGAKYLDAGWLDPVMGIVGAVLVANWSRGLLRSTTGVLLDHQAPESVRRQLRGILERGGGDRIADLHVWAVGPGVHAAIVSIVTHDPHPPEYYRDLVPDDLGIRHLSVEVNRCT